From a single Sediminibacterium sp. KACHI17 genomic region:
- a CDS encoding sialidase family protein, producing the protein MRLLSLFLLCCCSFSSQASDSLSVVFKSGEAGYHTFRIPAIIRAPDQSLLAFCEGRVNNAGDYGTIKIVMRRSMDAGKTWSPIQVVAAMGNLQVGNPAPVVDQTDPAFPKGRIFLFYNTGDHHENEVRKGNGLREVWYITSTDNGLNWSAPVNITTQVHRPLQSNRNSSYQFQEDWRSYANTPGHAIQFQQGRYRGRIFIAANHSAGAPQNQFEDYTAHGFYSDDHGKTFRLTSSLTIKGSNESIATELSNGNLMMNSRNQKGDIRARIISISSDGGQNWDTSYFDTQLPDPVNQASLLTIGRKKGKAILAFSNAASTTRRDSLTLRISWDEGKTWPYQQLIDAAPDQTKNDYTAYSDLVYIHKNSIGILYERKGYKEIVFKRIQWK; encoded by the coding sequence ATGCGCTTGTTATCTCTGTTTTTATTGTGTTGCTGCAGCTTTTCTAGTCAGGCATCAGATAGTCTTTCGGTGGTATTCAAATCCGGTGAAGCAGGTTATCATACTTTCCGTATTCCTGCGATCATTCGCGCACCCGATCAATCATTATTGGCTTTTTGTGAAGGCCGCGTGAACAATGCCGGTGATTATGGTACTATCAAAATTGTAATGCGCAGAAGTATGGATGCGGGTAAAACCTGGTCACCGATTCAAGTGGTGGCAGCCATGGGAAACTTGCAAGTAGGTAATCCCGCCCCTGTCGTAGATCAAACAGATCCTGCATTTCCTAAGGGTCGCATTTTTTTGTTTTACAATACCGGTGATCATCATGAAAATGAAGTACGTAAAGGAAATGGACTCAGAGAAGTCTGGTATATTACTTCAACAGACAATGGATTGAATTGGAGTGCGCCGGTAAATATCACTACGCAAGTCCATCGACCACTTCAGTCCAACAGGAATTCAAGTTATCAATTTCAGGAAGACTGGAGAAGTTATGCCAATACACCCGGACATGCGATACAGTTTCAGCAAGGACGATATCGTGGACGCATTTTTATTGCAGCCAATCATTCAGCTGGTGCACCACAAAATCAATTCGAAGATTATACGGCGCATGGGTTTTATTCAGATGATCATGGTAAAACATTCCGGCTTACATCATCACTGACTATAAAAGGAAGCAACGAATCCATTGCAACAGAATTAAGCAATGGTAACCTGATGATGAACAGTCGCAATCAAAAAGGAGACATTCGTGCGCGAATCATTTCTATCAGCAGTGATGGCGGACAAAATTGGGATACGAGTTATTTCGATACACAATTGCCTGACCCGGTGAATCAAGCTTCTTTATTGACCATCGGTCGTAAAAAAGGAAAAGCCATCCTCGCATTTAGCAATGCAGCCAGTACCACCCGAAGAGACTCTCTCACTTTGCGCATTAGTTGGGATGAAGGAAAAACCTGGCCCTACCAACAACTCATTGATGCTGCACCCGACCAGACAAAGAATGACTACACTGCTTATTCGGATCTGGTTTACATCCATAAAAATTCCATTGGCATTTTGTATGAACGAAAGGGTTATAAAGAGATCGTATTTAAAAGGATTCAATGGAAATAA
- a CDS encoding type IX secretion system membrane protein PorP/SprF: MILFSSIAISMQSEIHAQTEPMYSQYMFNMLNVNPAYAGSRGTTTASALFRKQWIDMPGAPQTTVISIDGATREGRIGWGLQLLDDKLGVERTTGLMASYAFRIPVSDKGVLSLGLRGGLLNYRANFTEVNTFSPNDPTFNQNVNGLLPAAGAGIHYTTDRFYLGLSIPSLLETKLNAQKQADVQSGKLKNLHFFYTMGMVMDLSDQVKLKPSMLVKKVNGAPVQFDLNANVWLMDKLAFGASYRTKDAIVGLVEWQINEQLRFGYSYDHTISNLKSFTQATHEMMLRFEIGSSRSSFVSPRYF, encoded by the coding sequence ATGATACTGTTCAGCAGTATTGCAATTTCCATGCAAAGTGAAATACATGCGCAAACAGAGCCTATGTATTCTCAGTACATGTTTAATATGTTGAACGTAAATCCTGCTTATGCAGGTTCAAGAGGTACTACTACGGCTTCTGCATTGTTCAGAAAACAATGGATCGATATGCCTGGTGCACCACAAACAACGGTTATCTCTATTGATGGCGCTACTCGTGAAGGTCGTATTGGTTGGGGACTTCAACTACTGGATGATAAATTGGGTGTTGAGAGAACTACGGGATTGATGGCGAGTTATGCTTTTCGAATTCCTGTAAGCGATAAAGGAGTGTTATCATTGGGACTGCGTGGTGGTTTATTGAACTATCGTGCCAACTTCACAGAGGTAAATACATTTTCGCCCAACGATCCAACGTTCAACCAAAATGTAAATGGCCTTCTTCCGGCTGCAGGAGCAGGTATACATTATACTACTGACCGTTTTTATTTAGGTCTTTCCATTCCTTCCTTGCTGGAAACAAAACTAAATGCACAAAAGCAGGCAGATGTACAATCTGGCAAGTTGAAAAACCTGCATTTCTTTTATACCATGGGTATGGTGATGGACCTGAGTGATCAGGTAAAGCTAAAGCCATCAATGCTGGTAAAAAAAGTAAATGGCGCACCTGTTCAATTTGACCTTAACGCCAATGTATGGCTTATGGATAAACTTGCATTTGGTGCTTCTTATCGTACTAAAGATGCAATAGTCGGTTTGGTAGAATGGCAGATCAACGAGCAGTTGCGTTTTGGATATAGTTATGATCATACTATTTCAAATCTGAAATCTTTTACACAGGCAACGCATGAAATGATGCTTCGCTTTGAGATTGGTTCATCAAGATCTTCATTTGTTTCACCACGTTATTTTTAA
- a CDS encoding OmpA family protein — translation MYYLLLPFLLLISAMSFAGNEPVNKTYEQLRKQGDKLYAAKKYYEALPFYQKYQTRYQDDVLNWSISDCFWNIGLYDSSLIYLEKLEKKNAQMTERIAEIYARKGNYASAIQQYQTLLSVGNADSKKAYNTRKKGFEQKDLFLRDSLDWHLEYLSINTAAREFAPFVLQGQLYFVSNRNPGFIIPRTNAWDGMPYDDVYVGGNVSYLQTMQPVLAKTDYNVQVSRFLSDLTPATSNDNNTLMPSKSGPAMGPSSGSLARLLGNVVFKGHTGPVSMTADGKHIFFTRTSVHKSQGVYLLELCKTTKTTSGWSKPQVLSVNTKESSSFHPFYVDSEKALLFCSDRAGGKGGADIYRANMKEDGSFEEPVNLGDRINSMGDEGFPLVYNDRLYFSSNGWPGLGGVDMYESALKQSNNQPKNLGYPINTSSDDYSISFATNESGFIASNRYGNDDILRFNYAYKTVTIKSAVTNASNGLRQEGVLVSLEQQDEQGNWKTIASQTTDYKGVYSFQVRPNQTNYRIKLSGKDFQEQIQLFDSKGVTAWKELDPISLRLNAESNSTSTSLTTNKGNSAATSTHENAASKTIPNTNELSTSGYRLYHYFDGQGYIPESHTVLLQVINLMRQQKELNVEIISAADCIGSSAYNIALSQKRAEYIASLFPKEMRSRIKWNGIGNTKPEEPCIQGDQANPEAQQKNRYTLLRVYQ, via the coding sequence ATGTATTATTTGTTACTTCCTTTTTTGTTATTAATATCAGCCATGTCATTTGCAGGCAATGAACCTGTGAATAAAACATATGAGCAATTGCGTAAGCAGGGCGACAAGCTGTATGCGGCAAAAAAATATTATGAAGCATTACCGTTCTATCAAAAATATCAGACCCGTTATCAGGATGATGTATTGAATTGGAGTATCTCAGATTGTTTTTGGAATATAGGTCTGTATGATAGTTCGTTGATCTATTTGGAAAAGCTGGAAAAGAAAAATGCACAGATGACAGAAAGGATAGCTGAGATCTATGCACGCAAAGGCAATTACGCATCAGCCATACAACAATATCAAACATTACTATCTGTAGGCAATGCCGATAGTAAAAAGGCTTACAATACAAGAAAGAAGGGTTTTGAGCAAAAGGACTTGTTTTTGAGAGACTCTTTAGATTGGCATCTGGAATATCTCTCCATCAATACTGCCGCTCGAGAATTTGCTCCTTTTGTACTACAGGGTCAATTGTATTTTGTATCAAATAGAAATCCCGGATTCATAATACCCAGAACAAACGCTTGGGATGGAATGCCCTATGACGATGTTTATGTAGGAGGAAACGTATCCTATTTACAAACAATGCAACCTGTACTTGCTAAGACTGATTATAATGTTCAGGTCAGTAGATTTTTATCAGACCTTACACCTGCAACCAGTAATGATAACAATACCCTGATGCCATCTAAATCAGGACCGGCGATGGGACCGTCTTCCGGCTCTTTAGCAAGATTATTGGGTAATGTGGTATTCAAAGGTCATACAGGTCCGGTGAGCATGACTGCAGATGGCAAGCATATTTTCTTTACCCGAACCAGTGTTCACAAAAGTCAGGGAGTATATTTACTTGAGTTATGCAAAACCACGAAAACTACATCCGGTTGGTCTAAACCACAAGTGCTGTCAGTGAATACAAAAGAATCATCTTCATTCCATCCGTTTTATGTTGATTCAGAAAAAGCCTTGTTGTTTTGTAGCGACAGAGCCGGCGGTAAAGGCGGAGCAGATATTTATCGTGCAAATATGAAAGAGGATGGAAGCTTTGAAGAACCCGTGAATTTAGGAGATCGTATCAATAGCATGGGAGATGAAGGATTCCCATTGGTATACAATGACAGATTGTATTTTTCTTCTAATGGTTGGCCGGGTTTAGGAGGCGTTGATATGTATGAAAGTGCATTGAAACAATCCAATAATCAACCCAAAAACCTAGGCTATCCGATCAATACATCATCGGATGATTATTCGATCAGTTTTGCAACGAATGAATCAGGGTTCATTGCGAGCAATCGTTATGGAAATGATGATATACTACGTTTTAACTATGCTTATAAAACAGTTACAATAAAGAGTGCCGTGACCAATGCAAGTAATGGTCTTCGTCAGGAGGGCGTCTTAGTTAGCTTAGAACAACAAGACGAGCAGGGTAACTGGAAAACAATCGCATCTCAGACCACAGATTACAAAGGGGTATATTCATTTCAAGTAAGACCTAATCAAACAAACTATCGAATCAAATTATCCGGAAAAGATTTTCAAGAGCAAATACAGTTGTTTGATAGTAAGGGAGTAACTGCTTGGAAAGAGCTCGATCCGATAAGCTTGCGTTTGAATGCTGAATCAAACTCGACATCGACAAGTTTAACTACGAATAAAGGAAATAGTGCAGCAACGTCGACTCATGAAAATGCCGCTTCGAAGACGATACCAAATACAAATGAATTGTCAACAAGTGGATATCGCTTATACCATTATTTTGATGGTCAGGGATACATTCCAGAAAGCCATACGGTATTACTGCAAGTCATAAACCTGATGCGTCAACAAAAAGAGTTGAATGTAGAAATTATTTCAGCAGCTGATTGTATTGGAAGCAGTGCTTACAACATTGCACTGTCGCAAAAAAGAGCTGAATACATTGCTTCTCTTTTTCCAAAAGAAATGAGATCTCGTATCAAATGGAATGGTATAGGTAATACAAAACCTGAAGAGCCTTGTATACAAGGAGATCAAGCCAATCCTGAGGCGCAGCAAAAGAATAGATATACGCTGTTGCGTGTGTATCAGTAA